The genomic DNA CAAGGTACTTCCGAGGACGCTGTCGCCACCGTTACCGTCGCCAAGGTAACCCGCTCAGATATCACGCGTATCCTGGCCGTCACCGGCACGATTGCCGCGCTGCCCAATGAAGATGCAAAAGTAAGCTCTCCCGTTCCCGGACGCATCGCAAAAATCCTGGTTGCCGAAGGCGACCATGTTTCCGCCGGGCAGGTGATGGCGCAAATTGATCCTCAGACTTTGCGTGACCAGGTGCGCCAAGCAGAGGGTGCGGTCGAACAAGCCAGGGCCAACCTGCAAAATGCGATCGCGAACCGCGACCGCAATGAAAACCTCTTTCAGCGCGGCATTGCCGCCGGCAAAGAGGTTGAGGATGCGCGCACGCAGGTCATGGTCAACCAGGGGGCTTTGAATCAGGCGGAGGCGGCGCTTTCCATTGCTCGCCAGCAGTTGGGCCGTGCTGAGATACGCTCTCCCTTTGATGCCACGGTGGTAAAACGCTTCGCTAATGTCGGTGAACAAGTGGATGGCACCGCCGCACAGCCGATCATCGAAGTCGCCAACGTGAAGACGGTTGAATTGCTGGGCAACGTGCCGGCGGTCTATCTGGCGAAGGTCCGCGTGGGCCTGAAATTCAACGTCACCAGTGACAGCGTTCCCGGTGCAACCTTCAATGGCAACGTAGCCGCAGTCTCTCCTGCTGTAGACCCCACCAGTGATGTAGGCCTTGTTCGCATCCGCATCGCCAATCCTCAGGGGTTGCTGCGCTTGGGGATGTTCCTTACTGCACAATTACCTCTTGAAACGCATTCTAACGCCCTGGTAGTGCCGAGCAA from Terriglobales bacterium includes the following:
- a CDS encoding efflux RND transporter periplasmic adaptor subunit; amino-acid sequence: MNLLTTTRLSFAAAVVLLCSAVGCSHSSGQGTSEDAVATVTVAKVTRSDITRILAVTGTIAALPNEDAKVSSPVPGRIAKILVAEGDHVSAGQVMAQIDPQTLRDQVRQAEGAVEQARANLQNAIANRDRNENLFQRGIAAGKEVEDARTQVMVNQGALNQAEAALSIARQQLGRAEIRSPFDATVVKRFANVGEQVDGTAAQPIIEVANVKTVELLGNVPAVYLAKVRVGLKFNVTSDSVPGATFNGNVAAVSPAVDPTSDVGLVRIRIANPQGLLRLGMFLTAQLPLETHSNALVVPSKAIYRGEDSKPQVYRVEVDKAEAKAAIAAVTLGIETSDQTELLDGVKEGDTVVLEGGYGLPDGAKVKVKQ